The DNA region CAAGTTCCCATTTTCGTCGCAGAATTTCAGAATCGATTCCATCAGCTTGTCCGCCCGCTCTCGTTCTTCCGGTGTCAACTGCGGAGGATTGAGAAAGTCCTCCTTCTCCAAAATTACCGACAGATCCTTCGCTACGCGATCCTCTTTGTCCACTTAGATCACCTCCGCCTTGATTATACCCCGGCTTTGTCTCGGGCGCAACGCCAAATGGGTCTTTCAATTCATCCATTTTCCGGTTATACCAGTTTTCGCCGCCCGGTGCGTTCGACACTGCCGCCGCTTTGCCCATGCGCCAGAGCTTTCCAATGGTTTCAAGCCCGATATCCGTCCCCAGTCCCATTGCGGTATTGATCCCGAGATTCTTTGCAAAGTCCTGCGGGTTGTCCGTCTCCTGCGCCGCATAGATCACATCCAGCGGCAGGTCGGAAATTCTCCCCGCCGCAAGCCGGGAGATGACTTCTGCTGAAACCTTCCCGCCGAGCGCGGAGGATACCTTCCCGCCGAACCGTCCAAGCGCTTCTTGCAGCACCGGCATTCCCTCAACCATCTTTGCCGCCGTCCCGTACTTGATCGCTTCCCCCGCGAATTGTCCCGCGCCATAGGCCAGCGGGTGCAGCTCTGTGGTCTGGGCAAACGGCTCATTATACCGCGCTCGCTGTTCAGGCGTGAATGGGATCATAACAGCCGGAAGGTCGGCCATAGACTTTACAAATCCGTTTGTCGCCGCAAACGGTACGCTCTGGCGCTGTAACGCCATCAGGTTTTCTTCGGCTTGTGAAATACTCTGCCGGGTAACAGGCTGTTCGCGTAAGCCCATATCCGCTTCAAGCTGTGCGTTCAGGTCGTTCATGAATTCTTCCGTGGCCACGCCAAACTCCCGCTGCGGAATCTGCGCAGACAGGTCTTTCGACAACTGCTTTTTAAAGTCTTTGGGCAATTGCGGAAGAATTTGTCTCTGCGCTCTTTGATTCGTCAGCATCGGGGTAATGAGGTTTAGCTGGTTCTGTCGCTGCTTTTCATAGTTCTGGCGGATCTGCCGGGCTTCATCAGGCGACGCAAAGATCATGGCATTTTCGTATTCTTTGCGGCTGTCCTGTGCCCGTTTCGCTGTGCCAGTCATTAACGTGGGCGTTGGTACAGTCTTGCCAAGGGTTCCAAACATCCCACGAGACTTTGCAAGATTTTGTGCCGGTTTCAGATCCTTCGACTGTGCATAGTCCAGCTTCTTAAAGCCGGCCATCTTCAGCTGATTCAGCACTGGCTTTTTGATACTCGAAGCGCTCCCACCAGTTAAGGTGGGAGCTTTGAACATGCTTGCCGGTCGCTTCAAGGTTTCGTTGGAATACGGGAGAACCGTTGTCTTTTTGGTGTTTACGTTGTAAACCTTTACCTTATCCCTGTCATCCTCATATCTTCCCGTGGAAAGGTTGTAAATTTTCATTCCGTCACCTCATCGGTTCAGATAAGCATTCCAGTCCAAACCGTCTAATAGTGTCCCCTGGTTCATTGCGTGCCGCTGCGCTTCTAAGGCGGTCATCCCGCCGGAATTGTAAAGATCCCCGATTGTCTGTAAACTCATTGGTTTCGCGAGATACGTCCCATATTGATCATATCTGGGGTCTGCTGCCTGTTCGGTTTGTCCTCCTGAAACGGATTTCGATACACTATTTGCAGCATTCAGAGCCGCTAGCTGTTTCGCCTTCTCAATTTCGAGCTGGCTCTGGTAAGCTGCCATTTGCATTTGCTGGTCATATTGCGCCTGCTGCTGTTGGAGCTGCAAGAGGGCGTTGGCCATCATCTGCGCATACTGGCTTGCGTTCTGCGCCACGGCAAGGTTTCCATTGTCCCGCGCGTTGGCAATATTCAGATCAAGGTTTGCGATATTCTGGTCGTACACCCCGCGCAGATTGTTCAAGCTGTTTCCATAGTTGGTTTCAAGAGCAAGGTTCGCGCTTTCGGACGCGCCTCCCCCAAGGCCCATTGCTGCCATCTGCTGCGGAAGGTTCTTGCGGGAAAGTTCTTTTGCAAGGTAAGCCTGCTGTGCGCTGTCCTGGTACTGGCTGTCCAGCGTCCCGCGCTGTGCTTCCAGTTGCCGGATTGCCTGATTGGTCTGCGCCATCAGGCGGTCAGCATCCGCTTCTTCCGCTTCCCTAAGTGCTGCCCTGTATTGGCTCATAATATCACCGTATCCTGTCATAGGATTCGCCTTTCCTTTGCTGTCATAGCCCGCCGGATAGTTCGTTGCGCCGTTCGCGCTGCCGTCCCATTTCCCCGCAATCCTCCCCTGTGCAAGTAAAGAATCATACGCCGCCTGGTTGAAGCTCCCGCTTCCCCATATCGCCTGATATTCCGGGCTGTCAATCGGGAGCGCTCCGCCGCTCATGCCCCGGCCCGCGACGAGATTGTCATAAACCCAGTTGTATTCGTCCGAACCGTAGGGGTAACGGTAATCACTGTTGCCAAAGTCTGTACCGTAGTTCCAGTCGACATAGGCTTTTGCACTGTCCGAAATCTGCGAACGGTTCTTCGCGGTATTCGGCGCTACGTAGTCGAGCGAATAATAATCCTTGTCCGGGTTACGGCTTATGTAGGAAAGCCCAACCATCGCACCGTTCTTTAGCCGCGCAACCGGGTCTTTTCCCGTTCCGGTTCTCGCGCCGGTATACTCGTAGCCCTCTTTTCCGGTTCCCCACTCGCCCTTCTCATTTTTGAAAACCGTGTATCCGTTGTATCCGCCTTTGTTATTCGCTGCGTTCTTACTGTTCCCGGAGTTGTCAATATAAGATCCGGCAACCTGCGTTTTTTGGGTATATCCTCCCTTGCCGGAGCTTCCGCCGGAAGAACCACTGTTGTATTTGTTATATACGTTCTGCCCGTACTTGTCATCCATGCTGTACCAGCCGCCATTCGCGCCCTGTACATAGGTCTTGCCGCGCTCGGTTTTGGTCTGTCCCGGATTGACTCCAGGTTTAGACGACTTTGAGCTGCTGGAGGAGCTGGATTTTGACGAGTTGGACTTGTTCCCGGAAGAACTGCTCTTGCTGGAAGAACTGCTCGACCATTTTTTCCCGGAATCACTGTCCGCGCTTACCCATAGGCCGCTGGAAGTCTGAACATAACTTTTTCCGCCCTCGGTTTTGGTATTGCCCGCTTTTCCCTTCGCCATGATATCACCCCTATTTCATCATCATTGCCACCAGCGCCCCCACAAGCATGCCTGACAGGGTGGATACTGCGCTGGTGAAGATTGTCCTTGTCATGCTGTTCCAGCGTTCCCCCGGCTGCTTCTCGAGCGCTGTGAGCCTGTCCCCCTGCTTCATCTGTTCCGACGCCATCCGTTCCATGTTCGCCGCCAGCAGCTTCACCGAGGTTGTCAGCTCCTGCAAGGTGTCCGCCCGCTTTTCAAGGTCGTCTATCCGATGGGAATTAGACTTTCCCCGCTGGTCTACTTCGGCCAGTCTTACCGCCAAATCATCCATCCTGTTACCCCCTGTATTTGCTGATCACCGCCTGTATATCGGCTATCAGCCCGTCATATTTCGTTTGCAAAGCGTCCCGCTCGGCCACTACGGAATCGTATTCACCGCGCGGCACCATCTCGCCAGACGGCTCCTGCGCGCCCCATCCGTTGAGGCCGTTCGCCTTGATGATCGCCGGGTAATCCCGGTAGCAGTCGTTGAGGTCAACCGGTACGCTGATCCCCGGGCAGCGGCCCACGAACCCCGGCACATCTCCGTGGTGCTGCCACATCCCATAAGCCCCGCCATAGGTGCATTTTGCCGCGTACTGCGCCACCCACTTATCGTAGTTTTTGAGCTTGTCCGCATTTACCCAATGTTCCAACCAGTCCTTTGAGGCATAGAGTCCCGCATAGTATCCGGCCTGTTCGAGCGTTTGCAGGAACGCCGCCGCCATATCGGTGCGGGTCTGTTTGCCCTGATTCAGCCCCCACTGGCCGCAGGGCGAAGCATATTCCTGATCCATATAGACCGGATAGGTTGGCCTCAGCTTCCCGAGTGCCGCCACAAAAACCTCCGCCTCCCGTCTGGCCTCGTCCACCGTCACCGCGTCGCTCCACCAGTACGCGCCCCAGTCGAGACCGGCGGCGAGCACAGCGGGCAGGTACTTCCCCCGGAAGGTCTGGAATTCCCGCAGGCCCTGTCCCGCCTTGATGATGACGTAGGAGTATCCCGCCGCCCTGACCTTCGCAAAGTCGATCTCGCCCTGATGGGAGGAAATATCGATCCCGCGCGCCACAACGTCAGCCATTGCCGCCACCAATCCGCTTGATCCCATCGTAGGCGCCGCTGGCCGCCGTGGCGATCAGCACAGCGTTAAGCAGGTCAAGCGCCGCCATCGACGGCGTGAGCGCCCCCGTGAAGCCCTGCGCCGCCAGCAGCACCACAAGGGCCACAAGGTAGGCAAGCAGCTGCGTCGGGATATGTACGAGACTGTCCAGCCAGTTCTTAATAAACTGGGTGATTACACCGGTGCAGGCCATGCACCCCGCAAAGGTTGCGATATATTCCCATGTGAAAAACTCTTTAAAATCCACTCTGTTCCTCCTTATACAGTCTCGGGTGTGTAAAGTGTAAAATACTGCCCCACCAGCTCATGCGGCAGATATTGTAGGGTAATCTTTTCGCCCGGAGCCGCCCCGCTGCGCTCGCAGAGATAGATGTTGCCATCCTCGCCGTCGAGGTAGTACAGACCGTAGGTATACTCCATGCCGCGTGCTGCCGGGATGGGATCGTCCACAGTCCCCGCGTGCGTCTCGTCGATCACCGTCCAGAGGGCGGGAGTCGCGTCAGGCTCCCAGCTCTCCTGCGAGGTATGCGGGGCCGTACACTTATAGAGCCTGTCCGGGTGTGTGCGTCCGCGCACCTTACTCTGAGGATGCTCGCCCGTCCCGTCATAGTAATTGACCGCATCCGGCGACCAGACCGGATAAAGGCTCGGCTCCTTGACGGCGACCTCCGGCGGAGCGTACACAGTCGTTGCCTCTATCTTTGCGCGGTACTCCCGCGCCTGCTCGATTGTGGTAATCATACCGTATCGCCTCCCGTGATAATCTCATTGATCTGTTGCTGCGTCTCGAGCTGCGCTTGCAGATCGGCTATCTGCGGGTCAACCGCTCCCGCCCGGATCGCGTTGGCCTGTTCCTGCGTGATTGCGCCCAGGGCGACATAATTGCGGGTCAGGTAAACGCTGCCTGTCTCTGCCCCGGTCCCGTCCAGTTGATCATCCCGCACACCGCCATCTGCGTAGCGCTGTGCGATATCGTCATATTTGCTCATTGCTCTGCACCTCCAATAGCTGTAAATCCAGATCGGTTGCCCGCTGTTCGGCCTCCATGCGGGCTAAATCTGCGTCGGTGTATCGCTGTTCCGCGTCCACGGCCCGCGCCTGATAGTATGCCGGGTTATCCCCGGTGCTGCGGCTGCGCAGGCGGATTTTTGCCCACGTCCTGCCGTCCATGTCCGCGATGTCGTAACAGATGCGCGGGATGTACCGGCTTATGGTGGTTTCCTGCTCGTCGCGGATTTCCCGGGCGGGATCGAGCAGGGCACGGATTGCGTCGTGATCTGTGGCCGGGAATGCAAGGATGAGTATCTCCTCGCTTTGGTCATTGATTCGCGCCATTGTGACAGACGCGATTGTGTCTGGGTATTGCGTGTTGTCTATGTAGATCATGTTGCCTCCTTAAAGTGGGCTATATGAGCCGTCGGGGTTAGGTTCGGGGTTGAGGCGGAAATCTGGCGGGAGAATGAGAGCAGGTCTAGATCCGCGAGCGGTAGAACTTAAACCCGATGAGTTTAATGTTCCAGTTGTACTTATTAACCAATGCCCAGTTAGACTTTGAAGGCCCGACCTTAAATTCCAAAGGTCAGCCGTTCCGTTAAATAAACCAATTCTTTTTGTGCTTACCACGCTATTTCCCGTCAAATCAAAGTAATCTAATTTCGCACCATCTCTTAAAGGATCTGTCGAATTATAGTTAAATCCAACCTCAATTGCTGACAACCAAAATAGCCTACACGATACGCCTTCTTCACCAAATTTAACTACACCAGGCTTAGCATTACCAGCGACATACGGAATTTTTATTTGTTTAATGCTGGTCTGAATATTCGGATCAAACAGTCCAAAATACGTTGTATTTAAATAAGATAAGCTTGTTGTAAGCGAGTAATCGCCTTTTTCATTTGTGGTCCAGGCGATCTGATTATAAATATCTTTTATCAGCAACCATGCCCCGTTACAGCTTGCATCATACATCGTTGTATCTGGATTTCCCTGATGTACAACCAAATGATTATATGGCACGCCACCGAGATTTAGCTTGACCTCTGACCCCACCGCCAAGGTGCTAATCGCTATCCCCGCCATAGGCGTACACACTCCATAGGCCATAGGGCTTGTCTGCCAACCGTAGGTACAGCGGATAAATACCCGCACATGGTGGACTACACCATTTGTAAGTCCCGACAGGACACACGATAGCGTCCCCGTCCCCGGCATTACCACGACCGACACGCCGTCCGATGGGCCGCTGGGCATGTGGGTGTTGGCAGTCACGACGTAGTATTTGACCAGTGAGGCGTATGCCGCGTCCACCGCGCTAAAGGTTGCGTCTATTTTGCCGTCCCCGCCTTTGAGCGTGAGGTTCTCCACCTGCGGCGCAAGGTCGCGGGTGTTAATCCCGCCAAAGGATAGGGCCTTGCCTTTTATGTCTGACATGGGATCACCTCCTTATGCTGTGAGCGGGCTATAGCTGCCGTCCGGGTTGGGTTCTGGGGCGAGGAGAAAATCTGACGGAAAAATAATTATGGAACGAACTCCAATTACACTTGTTCTGTCTGTGCTGGCAAGACTGCCATTCTCAGCAGGTGCAACTGGGCGAGAATAATCGGAATTGGAACTTCTTGTCCACCACATAGTTTTAACCCCATTAAAGTAGGCTACCCTTTTCTGCCTTGCAACTTCACTAGATCCTGATAAAAAATAATTTAGCTTTTTTCCATCCAATGATATGTTCCATTCGCTACTATTTAGCCCTAGCTCAAATGAGGCTGGCAAAAAAACCTTTGTAAGTAACCCGTTTTCACCTGAATTAACCGATGTTTGGGACAAGCTCCTTGCGTATGGAATTTTAACCTGCTTAATGGCGTTCTGAATTCCACTATTAAACAGCCCCAAATAGGTGGTATTAAGGTATTCGTGAACCGCACTTTTTGCATAATTGGTGGCAGAAAGGTCTCCCCATGCTCTTTTTTCGTAGATATCTTTAATCATGCACCATGCTCCGTCACAACTCGCGTCGTACAGCGTCGCGTCCGGATTCCCCTGATGTACAACCAAATGATTATATGGCACGCCACCGAGATTTAGCTTGACCTCTGACCCCACCGCCAAAGTGCTAATCGCGATCCCCGCCACCGGCGTAGCCGTCCCCACCGCGTCCACGCTGGTCTGCCAGCCATTCTCACCTCTCACATAGAGCCGCACATAATACTGCACCCCATTGGTAAGCCCCTCGATGCTCGCGGAGATAACCGCATCCCCGATTGCCCCGACCTGCACGTCCTTAATCTGTACGCCGTCCATTGGGGAGGTCGGCGCACTGCCGGGTTTTGCAATGAGCCGGTAATACTGCCCGAGATACAGCCACTGTGAGGTGATCCCGGTAAAGGTGCAGTCGATCCTGCCGTTACCGCCCTTTAAGGTCAAATTAAGCCCCTGCGGTGGGATCGTCTTTGTACTGATCCCGCCCGCGCCTAGTTCTTCGCCGTAGATCACGCTACCACCTCCACAGGCGTTAAGGTCAGCTGCACCGTGATGTTACTCTCTGGGATCGCTCCAAATGCTTTTGCCGTAGCTGTGCCATTGTTATTGTCAATCCGTAAGGTTACGCCCGCGTCCATAAGGGCAAGCTGTGTGTCGTCGTCCACGCTGATCCCAATGCGCACATCGTCCACAATGGAGCTATGCGTTACCGCCTGCGTCCACATCTCGCGGGTGCTGTCCTTGACCCATGAGGCCACGGGGAGGGTTACGGTGATGAGGTCGGATGGGTCAGCCTTGCCATTCCAATCCGCTTTTTCAGCGGGCGTGACAAACATCCTCGTATCCGTCTCGTCAATCATCTGTGCGCTGTGCGTGGCCGGATGGACATAGTTGTTCGCGTTCTCTGCAATCCCCGCGAGTTTTTCCTTTTCGGCGGTGGTGTAGTCGTTCGTGGACAGGCCCTTGCCGGTTACAACATCCACTTTCCCCGCAAGGCCGGTTTCCAGCTCTGTCCTTGTCGCGTAATCCCCGCCCACAATCTCCGCCGCCCGGTCCGCCTCGCTCTTTGCCCGGTTCGCCTCACTGGTCGCTGTCTGCGCCGCCGCAACCGCCGTGGAGGACACCTGCGCGGCCTGTTCCTTATAGAACTTCGCATTGTCGGTGTCCTCGCCCGTCCGCGTCCCTGTGCCACCCTTTGCGTAGCTCTGGGAAAGTACCGCGTTTGTGGACGCTTCGGAGGCTTTGGAGGTTGCCGTATTCGCCCCAGCCTGCGCTGTATTGGCCGAAGCCGCTGCCGCTTCCTTGCTTGCCTGTGCTGCTGCCGCACTCTGCTGTGCCGCCGTTGCATTCGTCTGGATCTCCGTCACCGCGTCCACTGCCAGCATTGCCAAAGTGATACTGTTGTTTCGCACAGTGGCCGACACGCCCTTATTGTTGCCCGTCCCCGTAACGGTAAAGGCAATGGTATCGGTATTGGAAAAAGTGTAGGTGTCAATGAAGGATGAAAGGCTCACCCGCTGCTGGGTTCCATCTTCCAGTACGAGAACAAAATCCGTCCCGTCCAGGTAAACGTCCAGCGCTATTTTTTCAATTCCCGTGTCAGTGCTTACACTGGTTCCGTCCTTTTTGGTGACTGTGATTACTCCCGTATCCATATTGATAGTGATATCCTGCACCAGCGTATTGGTTTCTGTCCCGATCTCCGCGTCGGCTTCCGCTTTGGTGTAGCAGTCGTCAACCAGCACCTTTAAAGCCGACAATATGAGCTGCACCGTCTGGCCGGTTATGCCCGTGACCTGTGCTCCGATGTTTTCCGCTCCTGCCGTGGAATCGAGCAGGGTTATCAAGTCGTTTATCTTGCCCTTGGCAATGACGTTTTCCGCCACGTTGTCAAAGCGGGCTTTCAGCCACGCGGCCTGATTATTAATTGTATCCGGTAATGCCTTCACGTTCTGATTCTCGAAATCAGCATCCGTAAATTTCAAATCCGTTAACGCGCTCAAAATCTCACCTCTATTTCACGTAATTCCCAATGGTGTACCGCTTTTCAATGCCATAGATCCCGAATCCTTCGCTCAAAGCGTCGTTTCGCACGATGATTTGCAGCATGATATACTTTTTGATCTTCGTGTTGAATGGCACCACCTGCGGGGTGTCGATGGTGTTGAAGGTAAAGCGGTTAAAGTCGATCTCGTCCCAATCGAAAATATCCATTGTGGCATACTTGATCTCCCGCCCGAAATCCTTTTCGGTTCGCGCTGTGACCTTGACGGAAGAACGCTTGCTGGGCTTGATGAGAACGCCGCTGCCCTTTTTGACCATCGTCTTTCTGACGGTGAAATCCCCGTCGTCGTCAAACTTGGTTGCCCATTCAGCCACCACCGGCGCGTTGTCATCGTTATACCGGGTCATAAGTTCAATGTCGGTGTTGAATTTGCAGATTCTCCCGTCGTTCGTCCCGAAGAACAGTTCCCCGTCGTGTTCCATAATCACCACCGCCGGGATATTCGTCCAGTGATAGCACCGATACGCATAATCCCCCGTGTACTGGTTGACCTGCTCCTTTCTGCTGTTCGCATCCAAAAGATAGGCATTCCCATTCACCACCAGCACATAGTAGCCGTTCCATTCGGTCGCCACCGCGTTTTGCAGGTCCGGTTCCTTCCGAAGCACCGCGTCCACAAAATAGCTGCGGTTCTTTAGTGTCCGCTCGTAGGTGATAAGATTGGAAGTGACCGCGTATACGCCTGTACGGGCAAGGAATAACGGCTCGTCTTTCAGGGTTGCAAAACAGCCTCTTGCGATTGCCCCAACACCCGCAACCCCCTGTTTAAGCGGAAACTGTACGCCGCCGTTGGAATCGAGCTGCGCAGAGCGCATATAGACGGTGCTGTCCTGCTGGTTTTCCTCTTTGACCACCGCCAGATATTCACCCAGCCGGAGATATCCCATAATCGCGGTGCTCTCGCCGCCTACGTTCGCGTAGGTAGTGTCACCAAAGTAAGAAGGGTCGTTAAGGCCGCTGTACCAGTCGGTATTGCGCATATCGGGATTGCCGGAAATAAACACCCGGTCGTTCGTTCCCACGCCGTATCCCGCCGCTATGGTGCACTTCTTCACTCGGTCGGCATAGTCCTTGTACTCTTTTGTGAAGGTCACATAGAGGTTGTCCGCACCATCCACCAGCGGGCTTGGCATGGTCGCCTTGAAGGTGATTGTGCCTTTTTTAAGGTCTACTGTGTAGTCTGTAGTTTCGGTTTTCTTAACCTCATTTAGCTTCACTTCGTCCACGCTCTTAATGTCCGTAGCCGAAAGCTGATAGGTCTTTTCCGAGGTTGTTAGAAAGCGGTTGATCTGTTTGCCGGAAAGCAGGTTGATCGCCTCGTAAGGCACACCGCCGCCCGTAGGGGCACGCCCAATTACCGTGGTTGGGACAAATGCCACGTCCACCACGTCTTTGAGCTGCATGGTTTTTTCCGGCACGTCGGTTGTTTCCCCTTCTGCGGGCTTTACATAATCCGGGTTGTCGAATTCCCCGTAAACCAGGTATTCCGCGCCGGTGAGGAACCACATCTTCCCTGCCATTGTAAAAGCGGTAGATTTTGCGTTATGGATGTTCTCCCGGATCACCTGCGGGTTTTCTCCCGGCTTCCACAGGTAGAGCTTGGAGGCCCCATGCGCAAAATAATAGAGCTGTTGCTTCAACTTTACGCACCAAAGACCATTTACCGGCGCTTCAAGCTGAAAGAGCGTCCGCCACCCCAGCCGCTTTTCCGGGTTCCCTCCGTTGTCACTTATAAGATTTGGGCACCACGGGCTTTTGTCCTCCCCGATCTGCGACGGGTCGGTGGACATATCCACGCCTTTGAGCTTTGTGTATTTCGTTAAATAGATCTTTGGAGATCCGCCTGCAATCCGTACCGGCTTCATGCGTACACATCCTCTATGTCTTGTGGTTTCACCTGTGTTAAAGCGTTTACAGCATTCACGTACTGGCTGTTGAAGTATCCGACCTTATCCATGTCCATATCGTCATAGACCAGTTTTTCCGCCAGCCCGTAGGGCATTGCCCCGATTACAAGATCATCCTCATAAGGGATTTCATCGGTGAATGCGCTAACCCTCGGCAGTTCTGTGAGCGGTTCCTTCCCGCGCACCTCACGAATGGCATTGTTCACGCTGAAAAGCCCTGGCAAAAGCAGATTGATTAACGCGGGGGAGAATGTTTTATAGTCCCCCGCCGTCTGTTCATCCTCAAAAATCAGGGCCAATGCCGCCTTATATACATCCTCTGCGGTCATGTGCTCACTCCTTTAAAAAACGGGACGGGGACGCATATCCCCGCCCCGTTGGTTTCCCGGTGCGCCTGTGATTAAGCTGTCAAGGTGACGGTCGCAACCTCGGAAGGATACGCGCCGTCTTTATAGGCATAAGCCTTTACAACGGTTCCAGCGCCTGTGCCCGCTGCGGTTCCGATTTTCGCGGTCTCGCTGTAGCGCGGGTCGGTGCCATCGGTGGTGAATTTTACGGTCGCGCCGGAAGGCGGAGTGATCGCGCCGGTCGCCGCCGCAATGGTCGGGGCTGCAAGCACAGTGCCCGCGCTCGAAGCGGTGTTGACCTCCACATAGATGCCATCCGCCTTTGCGCCGATCACGAACACGTCATAGTAGAAGCGGCCTTCCATCAGGTTGCCGGAGATTCCGGGCGGGTCCTGGTGGAGTTTGGTTTCCGCGATCTTCGCCGGGGCAGTCGCGGAGTTCTTGTAAACGATCATGAAGTTCACGTTCGCGGGCCATCTTCCCGCCGGGACCTTGACGACCTTCATGTTGTCGTATTCGCCCACAACACCCTTTGCAAGCGCCTTCTCCGCGAGCTTGTCAACTGCGAGAAACTCATCCGAGTGTTTCAGATACTTGTAAGTTTCGACCGGCATGTAGAGGGTGCGCCCATCCTGCGGGACCTCCTTGTCGTCGAGATACTGTACCGCGTCGGAAATCCGGTCGCAAACGTTCGATTTGGAAAGCGCCGTCCCGTTTCCGACGATCTTGCCCGCGAGCTGCGCCAGCCGTTCAAAGGTGTATTTGTCCTTCATCGGGACAACCTGCTCCTTAATTTCAAGGCCCAGCATCCGACCCGCCGCCTTGATGCCCTGCTGATCCTTGTTATTGCCCTTATCGACCGTCAGCGAGAAGGATTTATCCTGCGTCATGGTCATTTCCTGCACGGTGTCCTGGATCTCGGTGGGGGTGCCGTACCGGCTGGTTCCGCTGCGGGTGTAGTCCACAAGCGGGACGGTCTGCGGGGTGCTGATCTTGACGGTGCGAACGCCCGAAAAGCTGTATTCGTCGTTCAGTTTTCCATCAATGAGGGATTCACTTTTAAAGACGGTAGCGATCTTAGAGGAATACTTGGTATGTAGATTGATTGCCATATTAATTCGTCCTTTCCGTTTTACCGGAAAGCAAAGGGCTTATCTAAATACGCTGGAAAAAGCGTCCATAAACCCGTCAGGGTCATCTTCTGAAAGTTCGCCTGTTGCGCTTCCCGGTGAAGTCTCTTTGTTCTTCTGGTTCTG from Anaerotruncus rubiinfantis includes:
- a CDS encoding glycoside hydrolase family 25 protein, producing the protein MADVVARGIDISSHQGEIDFAKVRAAGYSYVIIKAGQGLREFQTFRGKYLPAVLAAGLDWGAYWWSDAVTVDEARREAEVFVAALGKLRPTYPVYMDQEYASPCGQWGLNQGKQTRTDMAAAFLQTLEQAGYYAGLYASKDWLEHWVNADKLKNYDKWVAQYAAKCTYGGAYGMWQHHGDVPGFVGRCPGISVPVDLNDCYRDYPAIIKANGLNGWGAQEPSGEMVPRGEYDSVVAERDALQTKYDGLIADIQAVISKYRG
- a CDS encoding carbohydrate-binding protein, whose translation is MITTIEQAREYRAKIEATTVYAPPEVAVKEPSLYPVWSPDAVNYYDGTGEHPQSKVRGRTHPDRLYKCTAPHTSQESWEPDATPALWTVIDETHAGTVDDPIPAARGMEYTYGLYYLDGEDGNIYLCERSGAAPGEKITLQYLPHELVGQYFTLYTPETV
- a CDS encoding DUF6273 domain-containing protein, with product MSDIKGKALSFGGINTRDLAPQVENLTLKGGDGKIDATFSAVDAAYASLVKYYVVTANTHMPSGPSDGVSVVVMPGTGTLSCVLSGLTNGVVHHVRVFIRCTYGWQTSPMAYGVCTPMAGIAISTLAVGSEVKLNLGGVPYNHLVVHQGNPDTTMYDASCNGAWLLIKDIYNQIAWTTNEKGDYSLTTSLSYLNTTYFGLFDPNIQTSIKQIKIPYVAGNAKPGVVKFGEEGVSCRLFWLSAIEVGFNYNSTDPLRDGAKLDYFDLTGNSVVSTKRIGLFNGTADLWNLRSGLQSLTGHWLISTTGTLNSSGLSSTARGSRPALILPPDFRLNPEPNPDGSYSPL
- a CDS encoding DUF6273 domain-containing protein gives rise to the protein MIYGEELGAGGISTKTIPPQGLNLTLKGGNGRIDCTFTGITSQWLYLGQYYRLIAKPGSAPTSPMDGVQIKDVQVGAIGDAVISASIEGLTNGVQYYVRLYVRGENGWQTSVDAVGTATPVAGIAISTLAVGSEVKLNLGGVPYNHLVVHQGNPDATLYDASCDGAWCMIKDIYEKRAWGDLSATNYAKSAVHEYLNTTYLGLFNSGIQNAIKQVKIPYARSLSQTSVNSGENGLLTKVFLPASFELGLNSSEWNISLDGKKLNYFLSGSSEVARQKRVAYFNGVKTMWWTRSSNSDYSRPVAPAENGSLASTDRTSVIGVRSIIIFPSDFLLAPEPNPDGSYSPLTA
- a CDS encoding chitobiase/beta-hexosaminidase C-terminal domain-containing protein → MAINLHTKYSSKIATVFKSESLIDGKLNDEYSFSGVRTVKISTPQTVPLVDYTRSGTSRYGTPTEIQDTVQEMTMTQDKSFSLTVDKGNNKDQQGIKAAGRMLGLEIKEQVVPMKDKYTFERLAQLAGKIVGNGTALSKSNVCDRISDAVQYLDDKEVPQDGRTLYMPVETYKYLKHSDEFLAVDKLAEKALAKGVVGEYDNMKVVKVPAGRWPANVNFMIVYKNSATAPAKIAETKLHQDPPGISGNLMEGRFYYDVFVIGAKADGIYVEVNTASSAGTVLAAPTIAAATGAITPPSGATVKFTTDGTDPRYSETAKIGTAAGTGAGTVVKAYAYKDGAYPSEVATVTLTA